Below is a window of Gemmatimonadales bacterium DNA.
GCGGTCGCCGCCGCGCCGCCGAACCCCGACTCGGAGCCGGGTGTTTTCCCCGCTGCGGGCGGCACACAGATTGCGCCGAAGTTGGTCGGAAAACCGTGACTCCCTCCCAAGGGGCGCACCCGTGATCGTCGGCATCGGCGTTGATCTCTTCTCCGTTCCACGGGTCGAGGACGACCTGGACAAGGGCGAGCAGGGTCTTCGGGACACGATCTTCACGCCGGAGGAGATCGCCTACTGCCAGTCGAAGCGGTACCCGGCGCAGCACTTCGCCGCCCGTTTCGCCGCCAAGGAGGCGGTCTTCAAGGCGCTCGGCGCCTCGGGGCTCAGCGGGACGCACTGGCGCGACGTCGAGGTCAGGGTCGAGCGCAACGGCCGGAGCTACGTGCTGCTGCACGGGAAGGTGCGCGAGGCGGCCGATCAGCTGAAGGTCGCCACCGTCCACGTCTCCCTTTCACACACCCGCGACTGGGCCGTCGCCAGCGTGGTGATGGAGGCCCCCGATGGCCGCGCCGACGCTAGCGCCAAGTAGCTGGGAGAGCGCCGAGCACGAGCTCGGCTACCGCTCCGGTGACCCGCTCAACATCGGCTGGCACTGCAGCGACCGGCTGTGCGAGTTGGGGCTGGGCGACACGGTCGCGCTGCGCTGGGAGAACCACGAGGGCCGGGAGCGGACCTACAGCTACGACGATCTCCGGATCGCGACCAACACCCTCGCGGCGTGGCTGGTGCGGCTGGGCCTCGAGCCCGGGGAGCGGATCTGCCTCTTCATGGACCGGGTGCCGGAGCTGTACCTGGGGTTCCTGGGCATCCTGAAGATGGGCGGCATCGCGCAACCGCTGTTCTCCGCGTTCGGCGAGGAGTCGCTGCACACGCGGCTCGACAACGCGGGCACCGCCGCGATCATCACCCAGAAGAAGCACGTGCTCAAGGTGCGGAAGATCCGCGGCTCGCTGCCGTCGCTGCGGCACGTGATCGTGGTGGACGCGCCGGAGTCGGCCCTCAAGGCGGGCGAGATCGCCCTGGCCCTCGACGACCTGCCGCCGGTCGGGCAGTTCGACGCGTACCCGAGCACCGCGGAGACGCCGTCGGTGCTCCACTACACCTCGGGCACGACGGGCCAGCCCAAGGGCGCGCAGCACGTCCATTACTCGCTCATCTCGCAGTACCTCACCAGCCGCGTGGTGCTGGACCTCAAGCCGGGCGACATCTACTGGTGCAACGCCGATCCCGGCTGGGTGACCGGCACGAGCTACGGCATCATCGGCCCGTGGGCCTGCGGGGTGACGCAGGTCGTGCTCGACGCCGGGTTCCAGGCGGACC
It encodes the following:
- the acpS gene encoding holo-ACP synthase, with the protein product MIVGIGVDLFSVPRVEDDLDKGEQGLRDTIFTPEEIAYCQSKRYPAQHFAARFAAKEAVFKALGASGLSGTHWRDVEVRVERNGRSYVLLHGKVREAADQLKVATVHVSLSHTRDWAVASVVMEAPDGRADASAK